A window of Firmicutes bacterium HGW-Firmicutes-1 contains these coding sequences:
- a CDS encoding DNA repair protein RecO: protein MGNEIVTKALVLHEMPIGDYDKRLILLTKDYGKITAFAKGAKKSKSKLLAGSQVFCYGDFHIYKGKNTYNVNQVILIEPFHNLRKSIDALTYGLYILEFIEFISVENNTDHEIMKLVLKTLKQLELGHIDLELIVKIFELKAMSYMGLSPWVTNCIICNSTENLNFFNSKDGGILCDECMNDKNAILINKGTQYTLEYILEYPIEQLFKFELDHVTFDQFKLVMKQFIDYNLNKKFKTLDFLKLEY from the coding sequence ATGGGAAATGAGATAGTAACGAAGGCTTTGGTTTTGCATGAAATGCCTATTGGGGATTATGATAAGCGATTGATTCTGCTAACTAAGGACTATGGTAAAATTACTGCTTTTGCTAAGGGAGCTAAAAAGTCTAAAAGCAAGTTATTAGCCGGTAGTCAGGTTTTTTGTTACGGAGACTTTCATATTTATAAGGGTAAGAATACTTATAATGTCAACCAAGTAATCTTAATTGAACCTTTTCACAATCTTCGCAAAAGTATTGATGCACTTACATACGGCTTATATATATTAGAATTCATTGAATTTATTTCTGTTGAAAACAATACGGATCATGAGATTATGAAACTAGTACTAAAAACCCTTAAACAATTAGAACTCGGTCATATTGATTTAGAACTTATAGTGAAGATCTTTGAATTAAAAGCAATGAGCTATATGGGACTTTCACCGTGGGTAACCAATTGTATTATATGTAATTCAACTGAGAACCTCAACTTCTTTAACTCTAAAGACGGTGGTATTTTGTGCGATGAATGTATGAATGATAAGAATGCCATTTTAATCAATAAGGGTACCCAATATACACTTGAGTATATTTTGGAATATCCAATTGAACAATTGTTTAAGTTTGAGTTAGATCACGTTACATTTGATCAATTTAAACTTGTTATGAAGCAATTTATTGATTATAATTTAAATAAGAAGTTCAAGACCTTGGATTTTTTGAAACTAGAATATTAA
- a CDS encoding methylase: protein MFFDLANKMDYNNKNGVIHMIVMQNEYNRRNAVIYATTYGMNANPRYPYYKGDDCTNFVSQCLQAGGCKNHFHATHPWWCIGKKTSICWSVAASLYWYIKVCTKENSFGIKAKTIIIEGNDAYSASIAELLMPGDVIQYLNRKNRIQHSAIITGFEIVEGLRQPLISQHTYEAVNIPWKKDHKKTIFHHIIDIN from the coding sequence ATGTTTTTTGATTTGGCGAATAAAATGGATTATAATAATAAAAATGGAGTAATTCATATGATTGTAATGCAAAACGAGTATAATCGCCGTAATGCTGTTATTTATGCAACTACATATGGGATGAATGCAAATCCACGATATCCGTACTATAAAGGAGATGACTGTACCAATTTTGTATCCCAATGCTTGCAGGCAGGTGGGTGTAAAAATCATTTTCATGCTACACATCCATGGTGGTGTATTGGTAAAAAAACCTCGATTTGTTGGTCTGTTGCAGCATCTTTATATTGGTACATTAAGGTATGTACAAAAGAGAATAGCTTTGGAATTAAAGCTAAAACTATAATTATTGAAGGAAATGATGCATATTCTGCTAGTATTGCTGAGCTACTAATGCCAGGAGACGTAATACAATATCTTAATAGAAAAAATCGCATTCAACATTCTGCAATTATAACAGGATTTGAGATTGTGGAAGGCCTACGTCAACCACTTATTTCTCAGCATACTTATGAAGCGGTGAATATTCCGTGGAAGAAAGATCATAAAAAAACCATCTTCCATCACATCATTGACATAAATTAA
- a CDS encoding GTPase Era, which translates to MKDIFKSGFVTIIGRPNVGKSTLMNQLIGQKISIMSNKPQTTRNRIQTIITTEQGQIIFIDTPGIHEARHKLGSYMNETAESTMNEVDIILWLVEPDKKIGKGDSHIIDMLKNVKTPVILVINKIDTIEKPVILEVMNAYKDKYNFAEIIPVSALKTENVEAITEAIFKYLEEGPQFFPEDMITDQPERQIVAELIREKALKLLQQEIPHGIAVVIDQMKDREDQNIMDIDATIVCEKDSHKGMIIGKHGEMLKKIGSMARRDMESLLGTKVNLKIWVKIKKDWRDSDFLLRNFGYSHNNRN; encoded by the coding sequence GTGAAAGATATATTTAAATCAGGCTTCGTAACAATTATAGGAAGACCAAATGTTGGTAAATCAACTTTAATGAACCAATTGATAGGCCAGAAAATTTCCATAATGTCAAATAAGCCACAAACAACAAGAAATAGAATTCAGACGATTATTACTACAGAACAAGGACAAATTATTTTTATAGATACACCAGGTATTCATGAAGCCAGACATAAGCTTGGAAGTTACATGAATGAGACAGCTGAATCTACTATGAATGAAGTAGATATTATCTTATGGTTAGTAGAACCTGATAAAAAAATTGGTAAAGGTGATTCTCATATTATTGACATGCTAAAAAATGTGAAAACGCCGGTTATATTAGTGATTAATAAAATTGATACGATCGAAAAACCAGTAATATTAGAAGTAATGAATGCGTATAAGGATAAATATAATTTTGCAGAAATAATCCCTGTCTCTGCCTTGAAAACTGAAAATGTTGAAGCCATTACAGAAGCGATTTTTAAGTATCTTGAAGAGGGACCACAGTTTTTTCCTGAGGATATGATTACAGATCAGCCAGAGAGACAAATTGTTGCAGAGTTAATTAGAGAAAAAGCTTTAAAATTACTTCAACAGGAAATACCACATGGTATTGCTGTTGTTATTGATCAAATGAAGGATAGAGAAGATCAAAATATAATGGATATAGATGCTACCATAGTATGCGAAAAAGATTCTCATAAAGGGATGATTATTGGTAAGCACGGCGAAATGTTAAAAAAAATAGGATCTATGGCAAGACGAGATATGGAATCTTTGTTAGGAACAAAAGTGAATCTGAAAATTTGGGTTAAGATCAAAAAAGATTGGCGAGATAGTGATTTTTTATTACGTAATTTTGGTTATAGTCATAACAATAGGAACTAG
- a CDS encoding 2-hydroxyglutaryl-CoA dehydratase, with protein MKELIHLGVDVGSTTVKIVALNIDGKLLHSKYERHYSDIRETVLSIIKETYLLFPNSLITITVTGSGGISVAKWLEIPFVQEVISCAKTIEKRIPITDVAIELGGEDAKITYFEKSSIDQRMNGTCAGGTGAFIDQMAALLQTDAMGLNEMARNHKQIYPIAARCGVFAKTDVQPLLNEGASKEDIAASIFQAVVNQTISGLACGKPIRGHVAFLGGPLYFLSELRVRFVETLKLTEEQTIVPEHSQLFVAVGAALESMTEEPIPFVEVLHKAEVLKTASNHEVNRLPKLFEDDNEYNAFMTRHKKNVVKTRELASYKGGCYLGVDAGSTTTKIALISEDGELLYSHYGSNEGKPLELIVGIIKDIYSKLPRGVKILNSTVTGYGEALIKAALKIDIGEIETIAHYKSAEFFLPGVDFILDIGGQDMKCLRIKDGIIDDIMLNEACSSGCGSFLETFAHSLKLDIKDFAQAALTSENPVDLGSRCTVFMNSRVKQAQKEGATVGDISAGLSYSVIKNAVQKVIKIRDPKLMGEKIIVQGGTFYNDAVLRAFEIISEREVVRPNIAGIMGAFGAAIIAMERYEEGYKTTLLEVDTLGKFDFNVVMERCELCGNHCLLTVNQFSDGSRFVSGNRCEKGAGEEITNKDLPNLYDYKYKRLFKYKPLKESEAPRGVVGIPRVLNLFENYPYWYTFFTRLGYRVELSPTSNKKIYEEGIETIPSESACYPAKIVHGHIIHLIKRGVKFIFYPCIPYEVKEKEGADNSYNCPIVTSYPETIKHNVDEVEHSDILFMNPFLPMDEDERLAQRLYEEFKDLGISKTEIFDAAKAAWQEKQAFNLDLALKGEEVLEYLKQTGKKGIVLAGRPYHIDPEINHGLTNIITTLGMAVLTEDSVAHLNDAIRPLRVLDQWAYHTRLYAAAEVVGNNDLLELVQLTSFGCGVDAVTSDQVHEILHRHGKIFTLIKIDEGNNLGAIRIRMRSLKAAMDERIKRAVIPKKLEIESDKLIFTKLHKETHTIIAPQMSPIHFDLYEAAFKKEGYHVVILPDVDTGAIDEGLKYVNNDACYPSILVVGQIMKALKSGEYDLNNTSVFISQTGGGCRASNYIGFIRKAMKDAGIDTVPVVSVNASGLESNPGFTIDLKLIHSAALATIYGDLFLRVTQATRPYEKIVGATEALHKKWLQKAIANLKNGNIFEFKKNLKAIVKEFDNLERLNIIKPKVGIVGEILVKYHPTGNNELVKVLEAEGVEVCVPDLLDFFLYSAYNAKFKYEKLNGKKKTWVYSNLFIKIAELYRSPAKKALKSSKHFNAPTTIEEKAKHAQELISLGNQTGEGWFLTGEMVELVKHGVENIVCVQPFACLPNHVVGKSMIKPIRKQYSYANIVAIDYDPGASEVNQLNRIKLMLSVAFSNLEKKNIIKEAVLPPVIKETNLEEINLDETNLEETTQRVQA; from the coding sequence ATGAAAGAACTCATACATTTAGGTGTAGATGTTGGATCTACAACTGTAAAAATTGTTGCATTGAATATAGACGGTAAACTGTTACACAGCAAATATGAAAGGCATTATTCTGATATTCGCGAAACAGTATTATCAATCATTAAAGAAACTTATTTACTATTTCCAAATAGTTTAATTACAATAACCGTAACGGGATCAGGTGGAATTTCTGTAGCAAAATGGTTAGAGATACCCTTTGTTCAGGAGGTTATTTCGTGTGCAAAAACAATCGAAAAGAGAATTCCAATAACAGATGTAGCCATTGAATTGGGTGGAGAAGATGCAAAGATTACTTATTTTGAGAAGTCTTCAATTGATCAAAGAATGAATGGTACCTGTGCAGGTGGTACAGGAGCCTTTATTGATCAAATGGCAGCATTGCTGCAAACAGATGCTATGGGACTTAATGAAATGGCAAGAAATCACAAACAAATTTATCCAATAGCTGCACGTTGTGGTGTTTTTGCAAAGACAGATGTGCAGCCACTTCTTAACGAAGGGGCTTCAAAGGAAGACATAGCTGCTTCCATATTTCAAGCTGTGGTAAATCAAACAATTAGTGGATTAGCTTGTGGAAAGCCGATAAGAGGACATGTTGCCTTTTTAGGAGGTCCTTTATACTTTTTATCTGAGCTTAGAGTTCGTTTTGTTGAAACACTTAAGCTTACAGAAGAACAGACGATTGTTCCTGAGCATTCTCAACTGTTTGTTGCTGTTGGTGCTGCACTGGAATCAATGACGGAAGAGCCTATTCCATTTGTTGAGGTATTACACAAAGCAGAAGTTCTGAAAACAGCGTCTAATCATGAGGTGAACAGACTACCTAAACTGTTTGAAGATGACAATGAATATAACGCATTTATGACTAGACACAAAAAAAATGTTGTGAAGACTAGGGAGCTAGCTTCCTACAAAGGGGGCTGTTATCTTGGTGTTGATGCAGGTTCAACCACAACAAAGATTGCCTTAATTAGCGAAGATGGAGAGCTTTTGTATTCTCATTATGGAAGTAATGAAGGTAAGCCGTTGGAATTAATTGTAGGAATTATTAAGGATATTTATAGTAAGCTTCCACGTGGAGTCAAAATATTAAATTCAACTGTTACAGGTTATGGCGAAGCGCTTATTAAAGCAGCACTTAAAATAGATATTGGAGAAATTGAAACGATAGCCCATTATAAATCAGCAGAATTTTTCTTGCCGGGTGTTGACTTTATTTTGGATATTGGTGGTCAGGATATGAAGTGCCTAAGAATTAAGGATGGAATTATTGACGATATCATGCTCAATGAAGCATGTTCTTCAGGCTGTGGTTCCTTCTTAGAAACTTTTGCGCATTCTCTTAAATTGGATATAAAAGATTTTGCTCAAGCAGCTCTAACTTCAGAAAATCCAGTTGACCTTGGTTCTAGATGTACTGTTTTTATGAATTCAAGAGTAAAACAAGCACAAAAAGAAGGAGCTACCGTAGGTGATATTTCTGCAGGTCTTTCTTATTCCGTAATAAAAAATGCAGTTCAAAAGGTTATTAAAATAAGAGATCCTAAGCTAATGGGAGAAAAAATCATTGTTCAAGGGGGTACCTTTTATAATGACGCTGTTTTGCGTGCTTTTGAAATCATATCAGAAAGAGAAGTAGTAAGACCGAATATTGCAGGTATAATGGGTGCGTTTGGCGCTGCCATTATTGCAATGGAGCGTTATGAGGAAGGTTATAAAACTACATTATTAGAAGTAGATACACTAGGAAAATTTGACTTTAATGTAGTTATGGAGCGTTGTGAATTATGTGGAAATCATTGCTTGTTAACAGTGAATCAATTTTCTGATGGAAGTAGGTTTGTATCCGGTAATCGTTGTGAAAAAGGTGCCGGAGAAGAAATTACAAATAAGGATTTGCCTAATCTATATGATTATAAATATAAACGTCTTTTTAAATATAAGCCTTTAAAAGAAAGCGAAGCGCCTAGAGGAGTTGTGGGCATTCCGAGAGTATTAAATCTATTTGAAAACTATCCTTATTGGTATACATTTTTTACTCGATTAGGATATAGAGTTGAGCTTTCTCCTACATCTAATAAAAAGATATATGAAGAAGGTATTGAAACGATTCCTTCCGAGTCTGCTTGTTATCCTGCAAAGATTGTTCATGGTCATATTATACATTTGATCAAACGTGGCGTTAAGTTTATTTTCTATCCTTGTATTCCATATGAAGTAAAAGAAAAGGAAGGGGCTGACAATAGTTATAATTGTCCAATTGTCACCTCCTATCCGGAAACAATTAAGCATAATGTTGATGAAGTGGAGCATTCAGATATCTTATTTATGAATCCATTTTTACCTATGGATGAGGATGAACGTTTAGCGCAGAGACTATATGAAGAATTCAAAGATTTAGGGATTAGTAAGACGGAAATTTTTGATGCCGCAAAAGCTGCATGGCAGGAAAAGCAGGCATTTAATCTTGACTTAGCATTAAAGGGTGAGGAAGTCCTTGAATATCTCAAACAAACAGGGAAAAAAGGAATTGTTTTAGCAGGAAGACCTTACCATATTGATCCGGAAATCAATCATGGGCTTACAAACATTATTACTACTTTGGGTATGGCCGTTCTTACAGAGGATTCAGTTGCACATTTAAATGATGCCATAAGACCGTTAAGGGTTCTTGATCAATGGGCGTATCATACAAGACTCTATGCTGCTGCTGAGGTTGTCGGAAATAATGACCTGTTAGAGCTAGTTCAATTAACTTCCTTTGGCTGTGGAGTTGATGCTGTTACAAGCGATCAGGTTCATGAAATATTACATCGACATGGTAAAATATTTACCCTAATTAAAATAGATGAAGGGAATAATTTGGGTGCGATTCGAATTAGGATGCGTTCTTTAAAGGCTGCAATGGATGAACGAATTAAAAGAGCAGTTATTCCGAAGAAGTTAGAAATTGAATCTGATAAGCTCATATTTACGAAACTGCATAAAGAAACGCATACAATTATTGCACCTCAAATGTCACCAATTCATTTTGATTTATATGAAGCTGCCTTCAAAAAGGAAGGATATCATGTTGTTATTCTACCTGATGTGGACACAGGTGCAATTGATGAAGGCTTGAAATATGTAAATAATGATGCTTGTTACCCATCAATTTTAGTAGTTGGACAAATAATGAAGGCATTAAAATCAGGAGAGTATGATTTGAATAATACATCTGTTTTCATTAGTCAAACAGGTGGAGGTTGTAGAGCATCAAATTACATTGGCTTTATTAGAAAGGCAATGAAGGATGCTGGAATAGATACTGTACCAGTTGTGTCGGTGAATGCCTCAGGTCTTGAATCTAATCCTGGATTTACGATTGACTTAAAGCTGATTCATTCTGCTGCACTTGCAACCATCTATGGAGATCTTTTTCTGAGAGTAACTCAAGCTACTCGACCTTATGAAAAAATAGTTGGGGCAACAGAAGCACTTCATAAAAAATGGCTACAAAAGGCTATTGCAAATTTAAAAAATGGGAACATATTTGAATTTAAGAAAAATTTGAAAGCTATTGTTAAAGAATTTGATAACCTGGAGAGATTGAATATTATTAAACCTAAAGTAGGTATTGTTGGAGAGATTCTTGTTAAGTATCATCCTACTGGCAACAATGAACTCGTTAAAGTACTAGAAGCTGAAGGCGTTGAGGTATGTGTGCCGGATTTGTTGGACTTTTTCTTGTATAGTGCATATAATGCAAAGTTTAAATATGAAAAGCTAAATGGTAAGAAAAAAACTTGGGTATATTCAAATTTATTTATTAAAATTGCAGAGCTTTACAGAAGCCCTGCAAAAAAAGCTCTCAAATCGAGCAAGCATTTTAATGCACCGACAACAATTGAAGAGAAAGCAAAACATGCGCAAGAGTTAATATCTTTAGGAAATCAAACAGGTGAAGGATGGTTTCTTACTGGTGAAATGGTAGAGCTTGTAAAACATGGTGTGGAAAATATCGTCTGTGTTCAACCCTTTGCTTGTTTACCGAATCATGTTGTTGGGAAGTCAATGATTAAACCAATAAGAAAGCAATATTCATATGCTAATATTGTTGCGATAGATTATGATCCAGGTGCAAGTGAGGTTAATCAATTAAATAGGATAAAGCTAATGTTATCTGTAGCATTTTCAAATTTAGAGAAAAAGAATATCATTAAAGAAGCAGTATTACCACCAGTTATTAAAGAAACAAATCTCGAAGAAATAAATTTAGATGAAACAAATCTCGAAGAAACAACGCAAAGAGTACAAGCATAA